In Oryza brachyantha chromosome 2, ObraRS2, whole genome shotgun sequence, a single window of DNA contains:
- the LOC121053594 gene encoding ATP-dependent Clp protease proteolytic subunit-like, producing MTPTALAHLASASPLPALSPRNRARPGQGPALRRLAAAVPPPRAFFSSSPAPYQPPQQPAGYSSHQAFGLVPMVIETTSRGERAYDIFSRLLKERIVLIHGPIADETASLVVAQLLFLESENPLKPVHLYINSPGGVVTAGLAIYDTMQYIRCPVTTLCIGQAASMGSLLLAAGARGERRALPNARVMIHQPSGGAQGQATDIAIQAKEILKLRDRLNKIYQKHTGQEIDKIEQCMERDLFMDPEEARDWGLIDEVIENRPASLVPEGVGGGVDLPIHSGGVGGRGRDVEEPSAV from the coding sequence ATGACGCCCACCGCTCTCGCGCACctggcctccgcctcgccgctcCCGGCCCTCTCGCCCAGGAACAGGGCGAGGCCCGGGCAGGGGCCCGCgctgcggcggctggcggcggccgtgcCCCCGCCGCGGGCGttcttctcgtcgtcgcccgcgccgtaccagccgccgcagcagccggCGGGGTACTCGTCGCACCAGGCGTTCGGGCTGGTGCCCATGGTCATCGAGACGACCTCGCGCGGGGAGCGGGCGTACGATATCTTCTCGCGCCTGCTCAAGGAGCGGATCGTGCTCATCCACGGCCCAATCGCCGACGAGACCGCCTCCCTCGTCGTCGCGCAGCTGCTCTTCCTCGAGTCCGAGAACCCGCTCAAGCCGGTCCACCTCTACATCAACTCCCCCGGGGGCGTCGTCACGGCGGGGCTCGCGATCTACGACACCATGCAGTACATCCGCTGCCCCGTCACCACGCTCTGCATCGGCCAGGCCGCGTCCATGGGCTCGctcctgctcgccgccggcgcccgcggGGAGCGCAGGGCGCTGCCCAACGCGCGGGTCATGATTCACCAGCCCTCCGGCGGGGCACAGGGCCAGGCCACCGACATCGCCATCCAGGCCAAGGAGATTCTCAAGCTGCGTGACCGCCTCAACAAGATCTACCAGAAGCACACCGGGCAGGAAATCGACAAAATCGAGCAGTGCATGGAGCGCGATCTGTTCATGGACCCTGAGGAGGCTCGTGACTGGGGGCTCATCGACGAGGTCATTGAGAACCGCCCCGCTTCCCTGGTGCCCGAGGGCGTCGGTGGTGGCGTTGACCTGCCTATCcacagcggcggcgtcggcggaaGGGGCAGAGATGTCGAGGAGCCCTCCGCGGTGTGA
- the LOC102701057 gene encoding uncharacterized protein LOC102701057 produces the protein MAFLFNRFQEAVKTLAKNPMFAKSPIFARDPRHLQFEADVNRLFLYTSYYRLGDNAEEKDAEEIIDMASKASVSEQQKQVQENVHYQLTNMCQAMDSILLPDTKNGAPEANNHPRRSGLSFAVGTEVASANKPDVPATRPLTRTELSNKFRDHFQYTLDIRPSQIPHKDAGQGLFLSGEANAGAVLAIYPGLIYSPAYYRYIPGYPRIDACNNYLITRYDGTIIDAKPWQLGGDSREIWYGSDSVDYNAALPKSQESNSDRAWRMLSKPLKKGHSENFREVLERRNPLAFGHFANHPPKGTAPNVMICPYDFPLTEKDMRVYIPNITFGGEEEPITMKRFGSFWFKSGRSGNKVGESPVLKTLVLVSTRSICDEELFLNYRYSNSKKRPEWYTPVDEEEDKRRWS, from the exons ATGGCCTTCCTCTTCAACAGGTTCCAAGAG GCCGTCAAAACACTTGCCAAGAATCCAATGTTTGCTAAGAGTCCAATTTTTGCACGAGATCCAAGGCACCTTCAGTTCGAAGCTGATGTAAATCGTTTATTTCTCTACACCAG CTATTACCGTTTGGGGGATAATGCTGAAGAGAAGGATGCAGAGGAGATTATTGATATGGCTAGCAAAGCTTCTGTTTCTGAGCAGCAGAAGCAAGTGCAGGAGAATGTTCACTATCAACTTACAAATATGTGCCAAGCAATGGATAGCATTCTTCTTCCTGATACAAAAAATGGTGCTCCAGAAGCTAATAATCATCCTCGACGTAGTGGATTGAGTTTCGCTGTTGGCACAGAGGTTGCATCTGCAAACAAGCCAG ATGTCCCTGCTACCAGGCCTTTAACTCGCACTGAATtgtcaaataaatttagggATCACTTTCAATACACCCTTGACATCAGGCCTTCACAAATTCCTCACAAAGATGCAGGGCAAGGTCTGTTCTTATCTGGAGAAGCTAATGCTGGTGCTGTCCTAGCCATCTACCCTGGATTAATATATTCTCCTGCTTATTATCGATATATCCCTGGATACCCAAGAATTGATGCTTGCAACAACTATCTGATCACAAGGTATGATGGAACAATAATTGATGCTAAACCATGGCAATTAGGTGGTGATAGCAGAGAAATATGGTATGGCTCAGATTCGGTAGATTACAATGCAGCGCTACCCAAAAGCCAAGAGAGCAACTCTGACCGGGCATGGAGGATGCTCAGCAAGCCTCTGAAGAAGGGTCACAGTGAAAACTTCAGGGAAGTGCTTGAACGACGAAACCCACTCGCTTTTGGTCACTTCGCGAATCATCCACCAAAAGGGACAGCTCCCAATGTCATGATCTGCCCATATGATTTTCCGTTGACAGAGAAGGACATGAGAGTCTACATCCCTAACATTACTTTTGGTGGTGAAGAAGAGCCCATTACAATGAAACGATTTGGTTCATTCTGGTTCAAGTCTGGGCGTTCTGGTAATAAGGTTGGGGAGTCTCCAGTTCTGAAGACGCTAGTGCTGGTGAGTACAAGGTCCATTTGTGATGAAGAGCTCTTCCTGAACTACCGGTACAGCAACTCAAAGAAGCGACCAGAGTGGTATACACCAGTTGATGAAGAAGAGGATAAGAGAAGATGGAGCTAG